One window from the genome of Hippoglossus hippoglossus isolate fHipHip1 chromosome 6, fHipHip1.pri, whole genome shotgun sequence encodes:
- the LOC117762952 gene encoding tripartite motif-containing protein 16-like, whose amino-acid sequence MAQQENQLDGKQFCCSICLDLLKVPVTIPCGHSYCMGCINTHWTNEDKKGTYSCPQCRQSFTPRPVLVKNTMLAYLVQDLRKSGLQATPADGCCYAGAEDVACDVCTGRKLKALKSCLVCLVSYCEKHLQPHYEAAPFEKHKLVEPSEKLQENICSRHGEVMKMFCRTDQQCICYLCPVDEHKGHDTVSAAAERTERQRELELSREKIQQRLQDREKDVKVLQQEEEAVNGSADKAVEDSERIFTELIRLVEKRSSDVKQQIRSQPQTKVSRVRELQERLEQEITELKRRDAELKQLSDTEDHNQFLQNYSSLSPLRKSTHSSSISTRPQRYFENLMAAVSKVGDQLQDILSETRTNASPTATPAVVTLSQREPKTRADFLKYSQEITLDPNTANTRLLLTEGNRKATFMNKKQCYPWHPDRFTIWCQVLSREALTGRSYWEVEWRGRGVYVAVAYKNISRAGNSCDCGFGLNDKSWTLDCDRYSYNFYHNNIKTPVSGPQCSRVGVYLDHGAGVLSFYSVSAAMTLLHRVQTTFTQPLHAGLWLYYGDTAEFSGLK is encoded by the coding sequence atggcgcagcaagaaaatcaactggacgGAAAACaattctgctgttcgatctgtctggatctgcTGAAGGTTCCCGTGACTATTccctgtggacacagctactgcaTGGGCTGTATCAATACCCACTGGACCAATGAGGACAAGAAGGGAAcctacagctgccctcagtgtagacagtccttcacaccgaggcctgtcctggtgAAAAACACTATGTTGGCCTATTTAGTGCAGGACCTGAGGAAGTCCGGACTCCAAGCCACTCCTGCTGACGGCTGCTGCTACGCCGgagctgaagatgtggcctgtgacgtctgcactgggagaaaactaaaagctctcaagtcctgtttggtttgtctcgtctcttattgtgaaaaacacctgcAGCCTCATTACGAAGCAGCTCCGTTtgagaagcacaagctggtggagccctcggagaagctccaggagaacatctgctcccGTCACggtgaggtgatgaagatgttctgccgcaccGATCAGCAGTGCATCTGTTACCTCTGCCCTGTGGATGAACACAAAGgccacgacacagtgtcagctgcagcagaaaggaccgagaggcagagggagctggagctgagCAGGGAGAAGatccagcagagactccaggacagagagaaagatgtgaaggtgcttcagcaggaggaggaggccgtcaatggctctgctgataaagcagtggaggacagtgagaggatcttcactgagctgatccgtctggtggagaaaagaagctctgatgtgaagcagcagatcagatcccagccGCAAACTaaagtgagtcgagtcagagagcttcaggagcgactggagcaggagatcactgagctgaagaggagagacgctgagctgaagcagctctcagacacagaggatcacaaccagttcCTGCAGAACTACTCCTCCCTGTCACCGCTCAGAAAGtccacacactcatccagcatcagcaCCCGGCCTCAGAGGTACTTTGAGAATCTGATGGCCGCCGTGTCAAAGGTCGGAGATCAGCttcaggacattctgagtgagacacgGACAAACGCTTCACCGACGGCGACTCCAGCTGTTGTTACACTGTCACAACGAGAGCCcaagaccagagctgacttcttaaagtattcacaggaaatcacgctggatccaaacacagcaaacacacgtCTCTTATTAACTGAGGGGAACAGAAAAGCAACGTTTATGAACAAAAAGCAGTGTTACCCTTGGCACCCGGACCGATTCACAATTTGGTGTCAGGTCCTGAGCAGAGAGGCTCTGACGGGACGCTcttactgggaggtggagtggagaggaagaggagtttaTGTCGCAGTCGCCTACAAGAAcatcagcagagcagggaaCTCGTGCGATTGTGGATTTGGACTCAACGACAAATCCTGGACGTTAGATTGTGACCGATACAGTTACAACTTTTACCACAACAATATCAAAACTCCGGTGTCGGGTCCGCAGTGCTCCCGAGTCGGAGTGTACCTGGACCACGGCGCCGGcgttctgtccttctacagcgtctcCGCCGCCATGACTCtgctccacagagtccagaccacgTTCACTCAGCCTCTCCACGCTGGACTGTGGCTTTATTatggagacacagctgagtTCTCTGGCCTCAAATAG